One genomic window of Cetobacterium sp. ZOR0034 includes the following:
- a CDS encoding ECF-type riboflavin transporter substrate-binding protein — protein MIKKYIGEDGFRYYVKKTELFSTKNVVAIGIGAALYSVLSGVAIPVGPNTSFRIAVALLTIFGAIFGPVVGFFVGFVGHALNDMIMWGSVWFSWVFLSAVIGLFGGMIALDKSFSLETGHVTKFHIFKMYVYSILGMIAAGLAAYVGDVYFYGEPAQKVWIQIALATFTNFVVTAALGIPIILGIAARKRKYSNLKIED, from the coding sequence ATGATTAAAAAGTATATTGGAGAAGATGGATTCAGATATTATGTAAAAAAAACTGAACTATTTTCTACAAAAAATGTTGTTGCAATAGGTATTGGAGCTGCACTGTACAGTGTTCTTTCTGGAGTAGCTATCCCTGTTGGTCCTAACACATCATTTAGAATAGCTGTTGCTCTTCTTACAATTTTTGGAGCTATATTCGGACCTGTTGTTGGGTTTTTTGTTGGATTTGTTGGGCATGCTTTAAATGATATGATTATGTGGGGAAGTGTTTGGTTTAGTTGGGTATTCCTTTCAGCTGTTATTGGACTTTTTGGAGGAATGATTGCACTGGATAAAAGTTTCTCTTTAGAAACAGGACACGTTACTAAGTTCCATATCTTTAAGATGTACGTGTACTCAATCTTAGGAATGATTGCTGCTGGACTTGCTGCATATGTCGGAGACGTGTATTTTTATGGTGAACCTGCTCAGAAAGTTTGGATTCAAATAGCTTTAGCTACATTTACAAACTTTGTTGTTACTGCTGCCTTAGGTATTCCTATTATTCTTGGAATTGCAGCTAGAAAAAGAAAATATTCAAATTTAAAAATAGAAGATTAA
- a CDS encoding FMN-binding protein — MKKFLISMLVMLSTVALAEVKEGTGLGYADDIKVAVTMDGDKITAIEVKENSDTPGISNPAIEELTKRVIEAQSSQVDVVAGATYTSEGFLEAVNNATGK, encoded by the coding sequence ATGAAAAAGTTTTTAATATCAATGTTAGTAATGTTATCAACAGTGGCATTAGCTGAAGTAAAAGAAGGAACTGGATTAGGATATGCAGATGATATAAAAGTTGCGGTAACAATGGATGGAGATAAAATAACAGCTATAGAAGTAAAAGAAAATAGCGACACTCCAGGAATTTCGAATCCAGCAATTGAAGAGTTAACAAAAAGAGTTATTGAAGCACAATCGTCACAAGTAGATGTAGTAGCAGGAGCTACTTACACTTCTGAAGGATTCTTAGAAGCAGTAAATAACGCAACAGGTAAATAG
- a CDS encoding ROK family protein, with protein MNIVAIDIGGTEIKYGSVGTGGEVIFSSSLPTEANRGVEQLLEKIFKIVDELKNHKTVGIAVSATGQIDGKIGKVVGGTNLIPGWIGTNLVQILEDRYGLPAVLENDVNCAALGEMWMGAAAGKENFICLTIGTGIGGGVVLNGELLRGEGSVAAEFGHIQIVKNGVQCGCGNKGCYQGYASTTALLRMAEEKFCKKLNGKEIFEEVHKNNVEYKELVHEWADYFTDGLATLIYIFNPSLIVIGGGVSKQGDFLKDIFQKSLEQKVMKNYLDILQIKMAERGNDAGMLGASHLLLKKIK; from the coding sequence ATGAACATAGTAGCCATAGATATTGGAGGAACAGAAATAAAATATGGCTCAGTAGGGACTGGAGGAGAAGTTATCTTCTCCTCATCTTTACCAACTGAGGCAAATAGAGGAGTAGAGCAACTATTAGAAAAAATATTTAAAATAGTTGATGAACTAAAAAATCATAAAACAGTTGGAATTGCAGTTTCAGCGACTGGTCAGATTGACGGTAAGATAGGAAAGGTTGTTGGTGGAACAAACTTAATTCCAGGATGGATAGGAACAAACTTAGTTCAAATATTAGAGGATAGATATGGCTTACCAGCAGTTTTAGAAAATGATGTTAATTGTGCTGCCCTAGGAGAGATGTGGATGGGAGCAGCAGCAGGGAAAGAGAATTTTATTTGTTTGACAATAGGAACAGGAATTGGTGGAGGAGTTGTTTTAAATGGAGAACTCTTAAGAGGAGAAGGAAGTGTAGCAGCAGAGTTTGGACATATTCAAATTGTAAAAAATGGAGTTCAATGTGGTTGTGGAAACAAGGGATGCTATCAAGGATATGCTTCAACAACAGCACTTTTAAGAATGGCAGAAGAAAAGTTTTGTAAAAAATTAAACGGTAAAGAGATCTTTGAAGAGGTTCATAAAAATAACGTTGAATATAAAGAATTAGTTCATGAATGGGCAGATTATTTTACAGATGGACTAGCGACTTTAATATATATATTTAATCCTTCTCTTATTGTTATAGGTGGAGGAGTATCTAAGCAAGGTGATTTTTTAAAAGATATTTTCCAAAAAAGTTTAGAACAAAAAGTAATGAAAAACTACTTAGATATACTACAGATTAAAATGGCTGAGAGAGGCAATGACGCCGGTATGTTAGGGGCTTCACACCTATTATTGAAAAAAATAAAATAA
- a CDS encoding ABC transporter ATP-binding protein — protein MINVVEFKDFTFKYVNQLEPTLKNINLEIKKGEKVLIAGPSGSGKSTLGSCLNGIVPFSKEGGFKGTLTVNGIEPYETSIFDISKNVGTVLQDQDGQFIGLTVGEDVSFIDENNLVPQEEMIRDTKNALSTVAMDNFINHSPQELSGGQKQSVSLAGIMRSSADILLFDEPLANLDPYSGKHAMKLICDIQKKTGKTIIVIEHRIEDVLEQDFDRVIVLNKGEVVANGTPEELFRKDIFRKYGLREPLYIEALKYSGVDLEKDSIYPITEIGTPENIEKVKKWCDSIKIKKNEFKENILDIKNICFSYNEEKSILKNVNFSVNKGEILALLGNNGAGKSTLCKVITGIEKETSGDIVLLNKSIIKESIKRRGEKIGFVMQNPNHMITQETLLEEVQFGLKIRGIKNYIEKAEKSLEICGLHEFRHWPVTSLSYGQKKRLTIAAILALEPEVLILDEPTAGQDYKRYKEFMSFIKEVAKNGVGIILITHDMHLALEYANRAVVLCNGNIAANNTPTIILGEKELMEKSNLKETSLSQMAQIMELNSEILMNSFINFENIGGAK, from the coding sequence ATGATTAACGTAGTAGAATTTAAAGATTTTACTTTTAAATATGTAAATCAATTAGAACCGACTCTAAAAAATATCAATTTAGAGATTAAAAAGGGTGAAAAAGTTCTAATTGCTGGACCAAGTGGTAGTGGAAAATCTACTCTTGGAAGCTGTTTAAATGGTATTGTTCCCTTTTCTAAAGAGGGAGGTTTCAAAGGAACTTTAACTGTTAATGGTATAGAACCTTATGAGACAAGTATTTTTGATATCAGTAAAAATGTTGGTACAGTTTTACAAGATCAAGACGGACAATTTATAGGTCTAACTGTTGGAGAGGATGTTTCTTTCATCGATGAAAATAATCTTGTTCCACAAGAGGAGATGATTAGAGATACTAAAAATGCACTATCAACTGTTGCTATGGATAATTTTATAAATCATAGTCCACAAGAACTTTCTGGTGGACAAAAACAATCTGTATCTTTGGCTGGAATAATGAGAAGTTCTGCTGATATCCTTCTTTTTGATGAACCTCTAGCAAACCTTGACCCATATAGTGGAAAACATGCTATGAAACTTATCTGTGATATTCAAAAGAAGACAGGAAAAACAATTATCGTTATCGAACACAGAATAGAAGATGTTTTAGAGCAAGATTTCGATAGAGTTATTGTTTTAAATAAAGGAGAGGTTGTTGCTAACGGAACTCCTGAAGAACTATTCAGAAAAGATATTTTCAGAAAATATGGTCTTAGAGAACCTCTTTATATTGAAGCTTTAAAATATTCTGGTGTTGATTTAGAAAAAGATTCTATCTATCCAATTACAGAAATTGGAACTCCTGAAAATATTGAAAAAGTAAAAAAATGGTGTGATTCTATTAAAATTAAAAAGAATGAATTCAAAGAAAATATTTTAGATATTAAAAATATATGTTTTTCTTATAATGAAGAGAAATCTATATTAAAAAATGTAAACTTCTCTGTTAATAAAGGTGAAATCTTAGCTCTTTTAGGAAACAATGGAGCTGGAAAGTCTACTCTTTGTAAGGTTATAACTGGAATTGAAAAAGAAACTTCTGGAGATATAGTTCTTCTTAATAAAAGTATTATTAAAGAGAGTATCAAAAGAAGAGGAGAAAAAATAGGATTTGTTATGCAAAATCCAAATCATATGATAACACAAGAAACTCTTCTTGAAGAGGTTCAGTTTGGATTAAAAATAAGAGGTATTAAAAATTATATTGAAAAAGCTGAAAAATCTTTAGAAATTTGTGGTCTTCATGAATTTAGACATTGGCCTGTTACATCTCTTAGTTATGGACAGAAAAAAAGGCTAACAATTGCTGCTATTTTAGCTTTAGAACCTGAAGTTTTGATTTTAGACGAGCCTACTGCAGGACAGGATTATAAAAGATATAAAGAGTTTATGAGCTTCATTAAGGAGGTTGCTAAAAATGGAGTTGGAATTATTCTTATAACTCACGATATGCATCTTGCTTTAGAATATGCTAATAGAGCAGTAGTTTTATGTAATGGAAATATTGCTGCAAATAACACTCCTACAATTATTTTAGGTGAAAAAGAGTTGATGGAAAAATCTAATTTAAAAGAAACATCTCTTTCACAAATGGCTCAAATAATGGAGTTGAATTCAGAAATACTAATGAATTCATTTATTAACTTTGAAAATATAGGAGGTGCTAAGTAA
- a CDS encoding N-acetylneuraminate lyase: MKGIYSALLISFDENGNLDEKGTRNIVRYNIDVMMVDGLYVGGSTGENFMISTEMKKRIFEIVKDEAKNDVKLIAQVGSIDLYEAVELGKYATSLGYDSLSAVTPFYYKFDFEEIKNYYMTIVNETNNNMIIYSIPFLTGVNMSVDQFGELLCHEKIIGIKFTAGDFYLLERVRKTFPNKLIYAGFDEMLLPAVALGVDGAIGSTYNVTGKIAKEIFNLVQEGDLLLAREKQTYLNDIIEAILKNGLYQTIKEILKLKGVDAIGYCRLPMKKLSAEKVEAAKEIGRNFL; the protein is encoded by the coding sequence ATGAAAGGTATTTATTCAGCATTACTTATTTCGTTTGATGAAAATGGAAATTTAGATGAAAAAGGAACAAGAAATATTGTTAGATATAATATTGACGTTATGATGGTTGATGGACTTTATGTAGGTGGAAGTACTGGTGAGAATTTTATGATTTCAACAGAGATGAAGAAAAGAATTTTTGAGATTGTAAAAGATGAAGCTAAAAATGACGTAAAATTGATAGCACAAGTAGGTTCTATAGATTTATATGAAGCTGTTGAATTAGGAAAATATGCAACTAGCTTAGGGTATGATTCACTATCAGCGGTAACACCATTCTATTATAAGTTTGATTTTGAAGAGATAAAAAATTATTATATGACAATTGTAAACGAAACAAATAACAATATGATAATCTATTCAATTCCATTTTTAACTGGAGTAAATATGAGTGTTGATCAGTTTGGAGAACTTTTATGCCATGAAAAAATAATTGGAATAAAGTTTACAGCTGGAGATTTCTATTTATTAGAAAGAGTTAGAAAAACATTCCCTAATAAACTAATATATGCTGGATTTGATGAGATGTTACTTCCAGCAGTAGCGCTAGGAGTGGATGGAGCAATTGGAAGTACTTATAATGTAACAGGAAAAATAGCAAAAGAGATATTTAATTTAGTTCAAGAGGGAGACCTTCTTCTAGCGAGAGAAAAACAGACTTATTTGAACGATATAATTGAAGCAATATTAAAGAATGGATTATATCAAACAATAAAAGAGATTTTAAAATTAAAAGGTGTAGATGCAATAGGATATTGTAGATTACCGATGAAAAAACTTTCAGCAGAGAAAGTTGAAGCAGCAAAAGAGATTGGAAGAAATTTTTTATAG
- a CDS encoding M48 family metallopeptidase has translation MKYNVIITKKNIKNIILKVKGDGTVTLSVPKRTTNDFIESFLKSKNEWILKNLEKIKKNPVKAVDKSYKNGDNIEYLGKNYILKIFTSTSNKIEVDKDSLIIFTNKEITEKNIETLLYNWYKEKASEIFKISLNKYSNLIGENFLDFKIRRMKRRWGSCRYLSKIITLNLELIRKPQECIDYVCLHEVAHLRYPHHQKEFWDFIKIYMPDWKIRKERLDKI, from the coding sequence ATGAAGTACAATGTCATTATTACTAAAAAAAATATAAAAAATATTATTCTCAAAGTTAAAGGTGATGGTACAGTTACTCTTTCAGTTCCCAAAAGAACAACAAACGATTTTATTGAATCTTTTCTTAAATCTAAGAATGAATGGATTCTAAAAAATCTCGAAAAAATAAAAAAAAATCCAGTTAAAGCAGTTGACAAATCATATAAAAATGGAGACAATATAGAGTATCTTGGAAAAAATTATATTTTAAAAATTTTTACTAGTACCTCTAATAAAATTGAAGTTGATAAAGACTCTTTAATAATTTTTACTAACAAAGAGATAACTGAAAAAAATATAGAAACTCTTCTATATAATTGGTACAAAGAAAAAGCCTCAGAAATTTTTAAAATATCTTTAAATAAATATAGTAATCTTATCGGTGAAAATTTTTTAGATTTTAAAATTCGAAGAATGAAACGTCGTTGGGGATCTTGTCGGTATCTAAGTAAGATTATTACACTGAACTTAGAACTTATTCGAAAGCCTCAAGAGTGTATTGATTATGTTTGTCTACATGAGGTAGCTCATTTAAGATATCCGCATCATCAAAAAGAGTTTTGGGATTTTATAAAAATCTATATGCCTGATTGGAAGATTAGAAAAGAAAGGTTGGACAAAATATGA
- a CDS encoding EpsG family protein — MIFVLSIFGIFLFYSIFFTEDIYEKQILIMPLSILILFTGSRINVGGYDYHVYKYFYELPYFQNPYGYEKLFLILKDFSKFIGLDYNYFLFFLSLIFNFIIYKIFITYSMYPTLSFLIYLSTFYYWHNFTIIRNFISILIFWISLKYILQRKLIIYFCLITIACLFHKTAIILYPLYFFLNYKQTKNSLIYLLGMGVIINPISYLIFKLNINFLGLSERLNRYSHIIESGNFYEFSELFIIVFISLFFIKIADSKENLFINLNIFALFIFISFYRFAIILRFLEYFRVGIFITIPFILSRIENKFIRNLLFITLLLYLTFKYYDTVTAYAIYNYNTWLI; from the coding sequence ATGATTTTTGTTCTGAGTATTTTTGGAATTTTTTTATTCTATTCTATTTTTTTTACAGAAGATATCTACGAAAAACAGATTTTAATTATGCCTTTAAGTATTTTGATTCTATTCACAGGTAGCAGAATCAATGTTGGTGGATATGACTATCACGTTTATAAATATTTTTATGAGCTTCCATATTTTCAAAATCCATATGGATATGAAAAATTATTTCTTATTTTAAAAGATTTTTCAAAATTTATTGGATTAGATTATAACTATTTCTTATTTTTTTTAAGCTTAATTTTTAATTTTATTATTTATAAAATTTTTATTACCTACAGTATGTATCCTACTTTATCTTTTTTAATATATTTATCAACTTTTTACTATTGGCATAATTTTACAATTATTCGAAATTTTATTTCAATTTTAATATTTTGGATAAGTTTAAAATATATTCTCCAAAGAAAACTAATAATTTATTTTTGCTTAATTACTATAGCCTGTCTTTTTCATAAAACAGCTATTATTTTATATCCATTGTATTTTTTTCTTAACTATAAACAAACTAAAAATTCTTTAATCTATCTATTAGGAATGGGTGTAATTATCAATCCTATCTCATATTTAATCTTTAAATTAAATATAAACTTTTTGGGATTGAGCGAGCGTTTAAATAGATACTCTCACATAATTGAATCCGGCAATTTTTATGAGTTTTCAGAACTATTTATAATTGTTTTTATTAGTTTATTTTTTATCAAAATTGCTGATTCAAAAGAAAATCTGTTTATAAATTTGAATATCTTTGCTCTTTTTATTTTCATAAGTTTTTATAGATTTGCTATTATTTTAAGATTTTTAGAATATTTTAGAGTTGGAATTTTTATTACTATTCCATTTATTTTATCTCGAATCGAAAATAAATTTATTCGAAATCTTCTTTTTATAACTCTACTTCTATATCTAACTTTTAAATATTATGACACTGTAACAGCTTATGCGATTTATAACTATAATACTTGGTTAATATAA
- a CDS encoding energy-coupling factor transporter transmembrane protein EcfT: MSRAGTLYIDKDSAIHSIDGSIKFLLLLVWTASVFLFNDFRIFVTFFIVGMTLLNVAKIPFKSIKPLFQFIVIFTILNSLFLIVVTPEYGSTLTGTTTALLTIKGITLSLETVWFALTLSMKYLAVFPIMMLFIFTTHPSKFASSLNKIGVSYKVAYAINIALRYIPDVRDEFKNIMHAQEARGVAFRKEDANILTRLRNYNTILFPLVLSSLNRVEVISNAMDLRGFGHKNKRTWYSSQKYGKIDFISLILMILLLVLSIYLKIYVLKGFWYPFN; this comes from the coding sequence ATGTCTAGAGCTGGTACTTTATATATTGATAAAGATTCTGCTATACATTCAATAGATGGAAGTATAAAATTCTTACTACTTCTTGTCTGGACTGCTTCAGTGTTTTTATTTAATGATTTTAGGATATTTGTAACATTTTTCATTGTTGGAATGACACTTTTAAATGTTGCTAAAATCCCTTTTAAATCAATAAAACCATTATTCCAATTTATTGTTATCTTTACTATTTTGAATTCTCTATTCCTAATAGTTGTAACTCCCGAATATGGTTCAACTTTAACTGGTACTACCACTGCACTTTTAACAATCAAGGGAATTACCCTTTCATTAGAAACTGTTTGGTTTGCTCTAACTCTTTCTATGAAATATCTTGCTGTTTTTCCTATAATGATGCTGTTTATATTTACAACTCATCCAAGTAAATTTGCAAGTAGTTTAAATAAAATTGGAGTTTCGTACAAAGTTGCTTACGCTATAAATATTGCTCTTAGATATATTCCTGATGTAAGAGATGAATTCAAAAATATTATGCATGCACAAGAAGCTAGAGGAGTGGCTTTCAGAAAAGAGGATGCAAATATTTTAACAAGGCTTAGAAATTACAATACAATCCTATTCCCACTAGTACTTTCATCTCTAAATAGAGTTGAAGTTATTTCTAATGCCATGGATTTAAGAGGTTTTGGCCATAAAAATAAAAGAACTTGGTATAGTTCTCAAAAATATGGAAAAATTGACTTTATAAGTTTAATTTTAATGATTTTACTTTTAGTTTTATCTATATATTTAAAAATATATGTTTTAAAAGGATTCTGGTATCCTTTTAATTAA
- a CDS encoding sodium:alanine symporter family protein, whose amino-acid sequence MQDIVTSVNSFLWGNFLIVLLMGTGIYFTLKLNFIQIRKFKEGIKHVTGSINLNGKAADKNGMSSFQALATAVAAQVGTGNLAGAATAIASGGPGAIFWMWASAFFGMATVYVEAILGQVFKKRVDGQVTGGPAYYIENSIKNKKLAKGLSYFFAMACIGALGLMGNAVQANSISAAFGHAFGASPALVGIVVSVLAGFVFFGGIKRIASVTEKIVPVMAGLYILACLIIIMINYKEIIPAVTSIFYSAFNPQAAFGGAMGVSVKQAVRYGVARGLFSNEAGMGSTPHAHAIAKVSHPGEQGIVAVITVFIDTFIVLTGTALVILTSKVSLASGAGIVLTQGAFAKTLGTFGEVFIAICLLFFAFSTIVGWYFFGEANVRYIFKNKKSVNVYRAVVMIMIVIGSVMKVELVWELADMFNGMMVLPNLIALLALGKYARNAMKEYDVLPENEIGKEAVTL is encoded by the coding sequence ATGCAAGATATTGTAACTAGTGTAAACAGTTTTTTATGGGGGAATTTTTTAATTGTATTACTTATGGGAACGGGGATTTATTTTACTTTAAAATTGAATTTTATTCAAATTAGAAAATTTAAAGAGGGAATAAAGCACGTAACGGGATCAATTAATTTGAACGGTAAAGCAGCAGATAAAAATGGAATGTCATCATTCCAAGCTTTGGCTACAGCAGTAGCGGCCCAAGTTGGAACAGGAAATTTAGCAGGAGCAGCAACAGCTATAGCTTCGGGAGGACCGGGAGCGATATTCTGGATGTGGGCAAGTGCATTTTTCGGAATGGCAACAGTTTATGTAGAAGCAATATTAGGACAAGTTTTCAAAAAAAGAGTAGATGGACAAGTAACAGGTGGACCAGCATACTATATAGAAAACTCAATAAAGAATAAAAAGTTAGCAAAAGGGTTATCATATTTCTTTGCAATGGCATGTATAGGTGCTCTAGGACTTATGGGTAATGCGGTTCAGGCCAATTCAATTTCAGCAGCTTTTGGACATGCTTTTGGAGCATCTCCAGCTTTAGTGGGAATTGTAGTTTCAGTTTTAGCAGGATTTGTATTCTTTGGAGGAATAAAAAGAATAGCATCGGTAACAGAAAAAATTGTTCCCGTAATGGCAGGATTGTATATATTAGCTTGTCTAATAATAATAATGATAAATTATAAGGAAATAATACCAGCAGTAACGTCTATTTTCTATTCAGCTTTCAATCCTCAGGCAGCTTTTGGAGGAGCTATGGGAGTTAGCGTAAAGCAAGCTGTTAGATATGGAGTTGCAAGAGGTTTATTCTCAAATGAAGCAGGGATGGGATCAACACCTCATGCTCATGCAATAGCAAAGGTATCACATCCAGGAGAGCAAGGAATTGTAGCTGTAATAACAGTTTTCATAGATACTTTTATAGTTTTAACAGGAACAGCGTTAGTAATATTAACATCTAAAGTATCTTTGGCTTCTGGAGCTGGAATCGTATTAACTCAAGGAGCTTTTGCTAAAACTTTAGGAACGTTTGGAGAAGTATTTATAGCGATTTGTTTACTGTTCTTTGCATTCTCAACAATAGTAGGATGGTATTTCTTTGGAGAAGCAAATGTGAGATACATCTTTAAAAATAAAAAATCAGTTAATGTTTACAGAGCAGTAGTAATGATTATGATTGTTATAGGATCAGTAATGAAGGTTGAATTAGTTTGGGAATTAGCTGATATGTTTAATGGAATGATGGTTCTTCCGAATTTAATAGCATTACTAGCACTAGGAAAATATGCTAGAAATGCTATGAAAGAGTATGATGTTCTTCCAGAAAATGAGATAGGAAAAGAAGCGGTAACATTATAG